In the Silvanigrella aquatica genome, AATTCTTTTGAGCAAAATTCAGTATTTTATGATGTTGGAGCAAATATGGGAGTCTTTTCATTATATGCTGCTGCCAAAGGGCACAGAGTATATTCATTTGAGCCCGAATCAACAAATTATGCTTTATTAAATACGAATATTTATATTAATAATTATTCTGAAGTTATGAGAGCATATAATATTGCTCTTTCATCCACGCAAGGATTTGGTGAATTCTTTTTAAGTAATTTTGAACAAGGAGCGGCTCTTCATAATTTAGGAGAGTCTGTTAATTTTGAGAAAAAGAAATTTATTCCAAAGCATACTCAAGGTATTTACTTTGATAGGCTTGATAATTTTACAGCACATTCTTCAGAAGAATGGTTTCCGGATTATTTAAAGATTGATGTTGATGGAAATGAATTTTTAGTTATTGAAGGTTCTGAAAATATTTTTAAAAATACTAAACTCAAATCAATCCTTATAGAATTAAATATGAATTTAAATGAAGATAAATTAATTAAACAAAAACTTGAAGGTATAGGCTTTGAAGCTCAGCCATTGCCTAGAAGAACATCTTCAGTGGAAGAAATGAGTTCGGTATATAACTTTATCTTTAAAAGAAGGAAGTAGGACTTATATTTAAATAGCTTTTAATGAGGATAGAAATTAATGGAAATTTTGCTAACTGGTGGCGCAGGCTTTATAGGAGCAAAAGTCTGTGAAAAATTAATAAATATTGGGCATAATGTAACTATTATTGATAATATGTCAACAGGTTTAATTGATAATATCAATAAACAAGTAAATTTTATTGAATGTGGCGCCGAGTCAAGGCTTATTCATGAAAAATTAAATAAATTTAAATTTGATGCTATTTTACATATTGGCGGTCAAAGTAGCGGTGAAATTGGTGAAAGAAATCCATTAAATGATATTCAATGGAATGTTGTATCTACTTTAAATTTATTAGATTATGCCAGCAAAAATAATATTTATAAATTTATTTATGCAAGCAGTGTCGGTGTCTATGGTACGGCTATGAAATCGCAAAATGAATTATTAGTAGAAAATACCGCAGGAAATCCTATTTCTGTATATGGCACAGGCAAGCTTTCTTCTGAAAAATATATAGACACTTATGTTAAAAGAGGACTTGTTGCCTTTAGTCTACGAATGTTTAATGTTTATGGACCTGGGCAGAATATGGATAATCCAGATCAAGGGATGATCAGTATTTATTTATCTCAATTAATTAAAAATAAGAAACTTCAAGTGAAAGGTTCTTTGCAAAGAGTTCGTGATTTCATTTATATTGATGATGTTGTTAATGCCTGGATACTTGCGTTAAATTATTCAGATCAAACACCAATTCATCATAAAATAAATATAGGATCTGGTACTGGAGTTACCATAGAGCATATTACATCATTGTTAAAAAACTATTTTGGCAATTACCCCCTTGAAGTTCTTTCTTCTACTCCAGCCGATCAAACATATACAATAGCAAATATTGAAAATGCAAAAAAAATTCTTTCCTGGTCTCCTGAAGTAGATCTTGAATATGGTTTAGCCCATTTCTATAAATGGGCTATCAATAAAATGGGAAATAAATAATGTATTTTTTATACTTATTGAAAAGAATTATTTTAAAATTATTATACTTAATAAATCAAGAACATTATAAATTAAATTTAAATTCTTTTGGGCGCTCATCTCGTATTATGTTTCCATCAGAAATAACAGAATATAAAGGATTAAGTATTGGTAGTAATGTAACTATCAAAAGTAATTCATGGTTAAATTGCAGATACTTGCCATTAACCAATGCACCATCACTGGTTATTCAAGATGGCTGTTATTTAGGAAGATTCATTCATATCAATGCATTTCAAAATGTTTATATTGAGAAAAATGTACTAATAGCAGATCGAGTTCATATCAGTGATGCTACTCATTATTATGATGACTTAGATATTCCAATAATCAAACAGGGCGCTGGTTTTATTGCACCTGTCAAACTTTCTGAAGGTTGTTGGATTGGAGTCGGTGCTGTCATATTACCAGGTGTAACCATTGGTAGAAACGCTATAATTGGGGCTAATGCTGTAGTAACAAAGAGTATTCCTGATTTTGCAATTGCAGGAGGCGTTCCTGCAAAGGTGATTAAAATGCGAGAAAGTAAATTAAATGATTGATTCAGAAATTATAAATTCCATTGAGAAGCTATCTTGCTTTAGAAAAAAATGCACGGATCTAATAAGTCAGGACCTCATTTTTTCTGATTCTCTTTGGTTTGCTACATGGAGTAAGAATAGTTCAGGTGACATGGTTGCTCGTTATTTATTAAATGAAATTACTTTATATTCTTTTTGCATATTTTTTATTAAAAAAACTATATTTAATTATTTTCGATGTTTCTTCTTTAGACGTCGAATTCATTTTTATAATTCAGAAAATATTTCACATAAAAAATATTTTTATCAGACCTGGATAAATTTAAATGAAACTGATAAAATTATATTAAATTATAAAGACAAATATTTTTCAAATTTTTTTCAAGAAGCATATAAATTAAAATCTGTCATACCAATTATTATATCAATTAATCCAAAAAATTTAAACAACATTAATATAAATAATGAAGCAATTATTTTGTCAAATAGCGATTTAAAATACATTAATATAATTGAATTTACTAGTGCATTAAAAAAATTATTTATAGCTCTCTATAATTTCATTTTTGTTTTTAGGGCAAAAAATATTAATGAATTTTTATGTGGCTTATTTGTATCATTAAATATAATTGATATAAGACAAGAAAATTCATTTAAAATATACGAATATATAAACTCTTTTCTTAAAATTTATTTAAGAGAAAATAATAGTATCCCTGAGTTATATCTACCTTACGAAGCTCAGCCTGAACAAACAGCTTTAATAAAGGCTTGGAAAGAAAATGGGGGCAATGTTATAGGTTATATTCATAGTACTTTACTTACTTTTCCTGGACATTATATAAAACTTCATATAAATGCACCAGACCAATTGTGGGTACATGGATCCTCATATCAAAAAATTCTTAGTCTATTTGGATGGGAAGAATCTAAAATTAAAAAAATTAAATCATTGCGTTATTCAATATTAAAGCCAATAAATATTGAATTATCTACAATAGCTTTACCTTATTCAACAGCGGCTCTGGATTTCAGTATTTCTATATTAAAGAATCTATCAAAGAGTGGTGTAAAATTAAGATTTCTTCGTCCACATCCTTTAACTGGGGTGTCAAAAAAAGATTTGAAAATTATTAATGAAATTATTACTGAGAATATCCTACTCAAAAATCTATATAGCACTGATAATGCAATAGTTTGTATTGGACCTGCTTCTTTACCGCTTGAAATCTTGGAACAAAAAATGTATTGTACCGTTATCCATATTCCCGTTTCAAAATCTTTCATAGATAGATTTGATAATAGTATTTGGAATGAATATATTGAATTTATAAATTTAGGTGAAGCTGTAGTTATGAATTTAAAGGTGAATGGAGCATTTATTTGTGTTTGATGCAATTGATAAAAAAAATATATTTTTTGAGTATAATAACAAATTATTAAAATTTTCCACTAATATTTCCAATTATAAGCAAGAAAAATTAAGCATAAATTGGATATTATTCTATATTTTTATTTCAATTATTATGAATCCATTTTTTTCAACTTTTAAAGATATAAAAATTAATATAATTTTAGATTTTTTTGGCTTAATTATGCCATTTTTCTTTATAAAAAAAATAAATATTTTAGGTTTATATTATTTTATTGCTTTTTTTGCTTTAGTTTCAGTTCAACTTATTTTTTTAGTATATGCAACTAAAAATATAAATGTTATGTTTCAGTCAAGAATGACGATGTATTTTATATGTCAAATATACTTATTTTATTGTATTTTATCTCAAATTCCATACAAATACATTTTATCCGCTATTAAAGTAGTTAATTATTTTGTGCTATTTATTATATTTTTAATGATTATTGAATTTTTTACTGCGGATATTTTTATTTCAAAATTATTTATTAAAGAATATATTCCTGACTATAGGTTTGACTTATATACATATTTCTCAAGATTATATAATGGCACTTCTCCGAATTTAATTATTTTAGGCGCACAACACTCAAATATTGTTTCTTTAATAGCCTGTTTTATTTTTTTCCCACTCTTTAAAAATGATTTAAAAAATAAAATTAAGTTGTTTGTATTTTTTCCAATCTGCTTCGTTATTTTTATATTGACAATGACTATGACTTCTTTGATTTGTCTTATCGTATTTTTAGTATTTATATCTTTTTCTGCAAAAGGTACGATATTTTTTAATAAATATTTTAAAATTTTTTCATTATTCTGTTTAGCTATCTTATCATTTTCATGGGAATTTCTTATTTATATAAAAAGCGGGAAGGTATACAACTCTTCTTATATTCAATATTATATAGATGTTTTTACTAACCCCATCCGTAGAATATTTAGCCAAAGCAACAATCTTAACGTACTTCTAGGTTCTGGTTCTTATCCTGAAGTCTGGTATAAATCTAATGAAACTGTTGAAATAAATGCTGATTTTGGCTATGGAATGTGGGTTCTTTCAGACGGAATTATTGTTGTCTTTGTATTAACCGCAATGTTTTTTTACTCACTTTATGTTTATGCCAAAAGTCCATTATTTTCTATTGGAAAGAGGGGTGCGTATAATTATCTTGGTATATTGATTACCCCATTTACCTATTGCTTTTTTGTTTTTACATCTATAATACATTATCAAACTTTGTTTCAAATTGGTATAAAACAATTATTCTGCTTTTATTTTTCAGTTATTTTGTATTTTATATTTTACAAAAAAAATGTAAAAAATAAGTCTGAATTAATTATAAAAAAAATTATTACTGATATTAAATTAGGAGATAAATGATTGATTAAAATATTTAAATTTTTAGAACTAGCTAAAATTGACTCAGAAGATAAAGATGATGAAAGTTATGATTTAAAAGATTTTTTTTCTTTTATCACAAAGTACATGAAAATATGGATTTCATCACTTATTTTTGGACTTGGAATAGGCTTAGCTTTTTCGCTTAATAAAACAAAGTTTTATAATTCAATAATTCCAATAGAAATAAGCGATTTGAGCTATAATCAGACTTATAAAATGAAGGAAAATATATTAAAAAGCACAAGTTATCACTTCGGATTTTTATTGGATTCCGATTTATTTTACCAAGAAATTTTTAATAATTTATTTAAATTAAGACCTGAATTCAAGGATAATTTATTAAAATATAATATTGATACTGAGAAACTGAATAAAACCTCATCTAGATTAATCGAAATAAATTCCGATAAATTATTAACTTTTTTATATATAGATACAAAATTTCCTTTTATTATTAAAGATAAAAAATTCTACGATGATTTATTAACCTCAATTAATTATGCGGCAAAATTATTCAATGAAGCTCAATTAAAAAACTATTCTAAATATTATGAAAAAAATAATTTAGAAATTAAAAATTTCACAAAAAAAAACAAGATAATTTTTGATACTATATATGAATATAATATTTTATTAACTAATATCTTGCTAGAAACAAATGAGAAAACCAGTAAAAGCCAAATATTAGACTCGAATTATAAAAGCATAAGCGATGAATCAAATATTAAAAATATAGATAATTATTTAAATAAAATACGAGTTAAAATTTATTCAAATCTTGCAATGTTAAAATATAAAAACAAAATAAGCGATTCAGACAATTCTGCTTATTTGTCTAAAATATCTGATATTACTGCAGATTTTGAGAGGTTAAATTTAGAATTATCTGCAAACCATAATGAAATTAAGACTATTTATGATGAAATAAATAGTTATTTTATTAACCCAAAAAACTTTTACTTACCAAGTCTAAATATTATTAAAAATCCAGATTTAAAAGAAATAAGTGTATCGTTAATTCCTACAAATCACTTTGTTTTTATTGGTTCAGGGGCAATTATTGGATTTTTATTTGGAATTATTATTAGCTTTATTTACTCAATTATTTATTGTAAAAATATAAATAAATAAGTTCTTATTTATTCCAAATCATCCAAGGTGCATTTCCTTTTTTGTACATTTCATTTAGGAGTAAATACTCTCTATGTGTGTCCATTGGTTGCCAAAAATGCTCATGTTTATAAATGGACATTTGTTGATCTTTCACCAATGATTTTATGGGTTCATTTTCAAAAATAAGATTTTCATTATCATTTAAATAATTAAATATTTTATAATCACATGCAAAAAAACCTCCAGAAATGACTCCAGCCGTTGCTTGAGGTTTTTCATTAAATTCAGTAACCGTACCAAATTCATCGGAGTTTAGTTCTCCAAATCTTCCGGGTGGTCTGACACCTGTGACGGTGAGAACTTTATTATTCATTTTGTGAAAACGAACAAGATTATCCAAATTGATGTCACCAAGACCATCGCCATATGTCAATAAAAAAGTTTCATCTTGTGAAATATACTTTTGAACTTTTTTTAGTCGACCGCCTGTCATTGTATTTAAACCTGTCTCAACTAGAGTAACGGACCAGTCGTGGGTCTCATGATTATTGTGAAATATGATGTCTTTATTTTCTTTATTAAAATTTAAAGTAAAGTCACTTGTATATGCTCTATAGTTTAAAAAGAATTCTCTTATTTTATCCCCTTTATATCCAAGACATAAAATAAACTCTTTATGGCCCCAATGTGCATAATATCGCATAATATGCCATATAATTGGGTAATTTCCTATGTTTATCATTGGTTTAGGAAGTGATTCAGATGTGTCTCGTATTCTTGTTCCAAGTCCGCCACAAAATATAATAACCTTCATTTTAACCTCATTTAATAGTACAGGTTACATTCAAATTGAATCTTTATATTTCATAAAATCAAAGCCACCGGTGATTTTTCGAGTAAATATTTTTAAGTTATCACTAGCGATAATCTCAGTGCGTTTTAAGGAATAAGCATTAAAATTACTTGTAGTATTTAAACCATGCAAACTTGATGCGGCAAATTTAAAACCAAGGTTTTTGCAAATTTCAATCGTGTCATGATTAAATGAACCGTGAGGATAAGAAATTTGATTTATTTCTAATGAAGAAATTTCTTCAAGAGAACTCTTACAATATTCAAGCTCATATTGCTGTTCAGCATAACTTAGTTTTGCTAACATACTATGCGTTTTCCCATGAGCTCCAATTGTACAATTGCTAAATTTACTTAAAAATTTTATGTCGGATTTAGAAAGATACATAAATTTATTTACAAAATCAGAAGTTATAAAGACCGTAAATGGGATATTATGAAGCTTTAAAAACTCAGCCGCTTTAATATTATCTTTATATCCATCATCAAAAGTCATAATTATCACTTTATCACTTTTTAAGTTTTCATAAATACTAGAAAGTGGAACAAATATGTAATTAAGTCTTTTTAGAAATAGAATTTGTTCACAAAATATTTTAAAATCCATACTAATTCCATATCTATCATGAGATAATTTCGAATCAAATGAATGATACATTAAAAGTCTTGCACCTTTTAAAGGAAATAATTTAAGAAGGTTATTATAGATTATTGATATAGTATTTTTTACAAAAATTTTCATAGGAATGCCTTCTTGCGGATTCAATGGCTGGAGTAAATTTTTTCGAGATGAGCCTTGAAACCATATTAAAAGTTAATCTGCGCAAATACTTTCTAACCTAACTAAAAAAAATAGCTTTGATCTTATTTCAGTAAAAATTTGAAAAAGATTATACATTCTAATTATAGATCTTTGATTATATTCAATCAAGCTATTAGAGCTCATTTTTGCGTAAAAATTTGCCTAGATATTAAACTCCATTGTCTTTTGATAAAAAAAGGGCGCTTATGAGCTATTTTTCTCGGCAAATCAATCATTCTCACTGAGTTTTAATCGATAAGGATTATCGCGCTAAATTATATTCGCAACGTTCCTGACTTCAATAAATAAGTTTTTTTAAGATTTTAATCTATAATTTTTGGTAATCTTTTTTGTAGATAAAGATGCAGCAAAATATTCTATATTTCCTTGAATTTATTTGAGTGAAAAATATACTAAAGAAAGCTGAAACCTTAAAGTAAAAAATTAAAATTTTTGGAAAAATATTTCATTATTTAAGATTAATTTATTTTAATAGTAATAGACTAAAGTTCGGAGCTATAATTTAAAGAATTAACAAAAACTATTAATTTTCTTTTTGTAAGAAAGAATTGGTTTCTAAACTTTAGAGACGATGAATATATTATGTTCTTGAGAAATTGCTTTTTCCTTTATTACAGGAAGGTAAAATGTTATTCTCTACTCTTTAATTTTAAAAGAGTATGTAAGAAAAATTTGCAAAAACTTTAAAAAGGAGTCTAAGAGTGAAGAAAGGTATTTCAATTATAATTCCGGTTTATGGTTCTGAAAAAATTATTGAATCATTGATTCAGCAGCTTTATATATTACTAGCGTCATATGATAATTATGAAGTAATTTTAGTAAATGATGGAAGTTTTGACGCATCATGGGAAGTAATTCAAAATTTAGTGAGAGATCATCATTGCCTAAGAGGTATATCTCTTTATAGAAATTTTGGACAACATAATGCACTAATTTGTGGAATATTTGCAGCAAAGTTTGATAAAATAGTAACAATGGATGATGATCTTCAGCATCCTCCTTCAGAAATTCCTAAACTATTAACTCAATTGGAAAAGGGGGTGGATTTGGTGTATGGAATCCCAATGATTGATCAACATACACTTTGGCGTAATTTTACTTCAGTGTATATTAAGTTTTTATTTGCTAAAGTTTTAAATATTAAAAATGCTTCAGAGCTTAGTGCTTTTAGAGCTTTCCGTACAAACTTAAGAGATTCGTTTTCCAAAGTTTCTTTAGGACCCAGGCCCTCACTTGATGTTTTATTATCATGGGGAACAATAAAAATTTCATCTATTCAAGTTATGCATAATGAACGTTATGAAGGAAAATCCAACTATAATTTTATTAAATTATTTAAATATGCACTATCTATAATTACTGGCTTTAGTACATTACCTCTTAGAATTGCAAGTATTTTAGGTTTTGTAATTATTGTTTTTGGTGTTTTTCTTTTGTCATATGTTATTATTATTTATCTAAAAAATCATGGAGTAATTGCAGGTTTTTCTTTTTTAGCTTCAATTATAATTATCTTTTCTGGAGTACAGTTATTTTGTTTGGGTATAATTGGTGAATATTTAGCATCTTTGCATAATAGAACTATGGGAAAACCAACATATTTAATTAAAGAGGAAATTTAGTTTATGTATATTAATGAGAACGAAGATTTTTGTCCACGTATAGCATTATTTATCGCATCGGAAAAAGGTTATGAAATACTTTTAGCTGCAATGAATCTTGATATTAATATAGGGTTTGTTGTTGGTTTTCAAGAGTATAATGTTTCTCAATCATTTTCAAATGATATTATTGAATGTGCATCTAGTAAAGGTATTCACTATATTGACTGGGAACATGCCAAAAATAAATTAAACGATAACATAATTAATCATAAAGTTACACATTGTATCGCTGCTGGATGGAAATATTTAATTCCAAAATCAATAAATGATTTGTTATTTCATCCATTAATAATATTTCATGATTCAATCTTACCAAAATATAGAGGATTTTGTCCTACTCCTACAGCTCTTCTAAAAGGTGAAAATAAAATTGGTATGACTGTATTATTCGCTTCAGAGCAACCAGATCAAGGTCCAATTATTTTTCAGAAACAAGTTGAGATTTCAGATATATGTACAATCCAAGAAGCAATTCATATTCAATGTGAGTTATATCGTCAGTCGCTAAAAAAATTAAGGCCATTATTAACGCACAAGGAAATTTCTTCTACACCTCAAGATGAATCAAAAGCAACCTACTCTATTTGGAGGGAACCTGATGATTGTTTAATAGATTGGAATGAAGATTCTAAATCAATTTTTAACTTAGTAAGAGCGGTTTCTCATCCATACTCTGGTGCATATTCTTTTTTAGATAATAAA is a window encoding:
- a CDS encoding methionyl-tRNA formyltransferase, with amino-acid sequence MYINENEDFCPRIALFIASEKGYEILLAAMNLDINIGFVVGFQEYNVSQSFSNDIIECASSKGIHYIDWEHAKNKLNDNIINHKVTHCIAAGWKYLIPKSINDLLFHPLIIFHDSILPKYRGFCPTPTALLKGENKIGMTVLFASEQPDQGPIIFQKQVEISDICTIQEAIHIQCELYRQSLKKLRPLLTHKEISSTPQDESKATYSIWREPDDCLIDWNEDSKSIFNLVRAVSHPYSGAYSFLDNKKIYIWQVKCCENLQFEIRNTGKIWQIDSEGRPIIVCGNGLIQIMNATYEDGTIVKFKSTRKRLG
- a CDS encoding O-antigen polymerase, which gives rise to MFDAIDKKNIFFEYNNKLLKFSTNISNYKQEKLSINWILFYIFISIIMNPFFSTFKDIKINIILDFFGLIMPFFFIKKINILGLYYFIAFFALVSVQLIFLVYATKNINVMFQSRMTMYFICQIYLFYCILSQIPYKYILSAIKVVNYFVLFIIFLMIIEFFTADIFISKLFIKEYIPDYRFDLYTYFSRLYNGTSPNLIILGAQHSNIVSLIACFIFFPLFKNDLKNKIKLFVFFPICFVIFILTMTMTSLICLIVFLVFISFSAKGTIFFNKYFKIFSLFCLAILSFSWEFLIYIKSGKVYNSSYIQYYIDVFTNPIRRIFSQSNNLNVLLGSGSYPEVWYKSNETVEINADFGYGMWVLSDGIIVVFVLTAMFFYSLYVYAKSPLFSIGKRGAYNYLGILITPFTYCFFVFTSIIHYQTLFQIGIKQLFCFYFSVILYFIFYKKNVKNKSELIIKKIITDIKLGDK
- the rfbF gene encoding glucose-1-phosphate cytidylyltransferase, producing the protein MKVIIFCGGLGTRIRDTSESLPKPMINIGNYPIIWHIMRYYAHWGHKEFILCLGYKGDKIREFFLNYRAYTSDFTLNFNKENKDIIFHNNHETHDWSVTLVETGLNTMTGGRLKKVQKYISQDETFLLTYGDGLGDINLDNLVRFHKMNNKVLTVTGVRPPGRFGELNSDEFGTVTEFNEKPQATAGVISGGFFACDYKIFNYLNDNENLIFENEPIKSLVKDQQMSIYKHEHFWQPMDTHREYLLLNEMYKKGNAPWMIWNK
- a CDS encoding acyltransferase; its protein translation is MYFLYLLKRIILKLLYLINQEHYKLNLNSFGRSSRIMFPSEITEYKGLSIGSNVTIKSNSWLNCRYLPLTNAPSLVIQDGCYLGRFIHINAFQNVYIEKNVLIADRVHISDATHYYDDLDIPIIKQGAGFIAPVKLSEGCWIGVGAVILPGVTIGRNAIIGANAVVTKSIPDFAIAGGVPAKVIKMRESKLND
- a CDS encoding polysaccharide deacetylase family protein, whose amino-acid sequence is MKIFVKNTISIIYNNLLKLFPLKGARLLMYHSFDSKLSHDRYGISMDFKIFCEQILFLKRLNYIFVPLSSIYENLKSDKVIIMTFDDGYKDNIKAAEFLKLHNIPFTVFITSDFVNKFMYLSKSDIKFLSKFSNCTIGAHGKTHSMLAKLSYAEQQYELEYCKSSLEEISSLEINQISYPHGSFNHDTIEICKNLGFKFAASSLHGLNTTSNFNAYSLKRTEIIASDNLKIFTRKITGGFDFMKYKDSI
- a CDS encoding glycosyltransferase family 2 protein translates to MKKGISIIIPVYGSEKIIESLIQQLYILLASYDNYEVILVNDGSFDASWEVIQNLVRDHHCLRGISLYRNFGQHNALICGIFAAKFDKIVTMDDDLQHPPSEIPKLLTQLEKGVDLVYGIPMIDQHTLWRNFTSVYIKFLFAKVLNIKNASELSAFRAFRTNLRDSFSKVSLGPRPSLDVLLSWGTIKISSIQVMHNERYEGKSNYNFIKLFKYALSIITGFSTLPLRIASILGFVIIVFGVFLLSYVIIIYLKNHGVIAGFSFLASIIIIFSGVQLFCLGIIGEYLASLHNRTMGKPTYLIKEEI
- a CDS encoding FkbM family methyltransferase, with protein sequence MMKQIFRKCIQETSKSFFSKASTVTTTFLESALSRYDISLGDKKLSFYCPNRLTLWRAQTLFSKEPDTIEWINSFEQNSVFYDVGANMGVFSLYAAAKGHRVYSFEPESTNYALLNTNIYINNYSEVMRAYNIALSSTQGFGEFFLSNFEQGAALHNLGESVNFEKKKFIPKHTQGIYFDRLDNFTAHSSEEWFPDYLKIDVDGNEFLVIEGSENIFKNTKLKSILIELNMNLNEDKLIKQKLEGIGFEAQPLPRRTSSVEEMSSVYNFIFKRRK
- a CDS encoding NAD-dependent epimerase/dehydratase family protein yields the protein MEILLTGGAGFIGAKVCEKLINIGHNVTIIDNMSTGLIDNINKQVNFIECGAESRLIHEKLNKFKFDAILHIGGQSSGEIGERNPLNDIQWNVVSTLNLLDYASKNNIYKFIYASSVGVYGTAMKSQNELLVENTAGNPISVYGTGKLSSEKYIDTYVKRGLVAFSLRMFNVYGPGQNMDNPDQGMISIYLSQLIKNKKLQVKGSLQRVRDFIYIDDVVNAWILALNYSDQTPIHHKINIGSGTGVTIEHITSLLKNYFGNYPLEVLSSTPADQTYTIANIENAKKILSWSPEVDLEYGLAHFYKWAINKMGNK